AGTACGTTGGAATTGACGTGGGAGAGCCATTCGGGCTGGTCACGGTGGCCCTGGAGGCCGATGCGCGAGACGAACGTCTCGTAGCCGCCGACGATCACCATGATCAGCAGGTTGGCGATCATGACGACGTCGACCAGCTTGAGCACCGCGAGCATCACGTACGTCTCGGTGGCGTGCCCGCTCACGCACATCAGGATTAAGGTCCACAGCTCTTTGAAGAACTTGTAGACGTAGACGCCCTGGGCGGCCACCAGCCCGAAGTACAGCGGGGCCTGGAGCCAGCGAGTGGCGAACAGGGCGTAGCCGAGCGTGGTCGTCGTCGGGTTCTGCTGCACCCTCGCCATTCTTCGGGGCCGCGATGGAAAAACTGAATTCACACCACACGTTGGGATGAATAGGCATTCAGTACGACCGGACGCGCAGATCACACCACCCGACCCCGTCGATCAGGCACACTGGACGTTTGGCCGAGGCGTCGCGCTGTCGAGCCGTCCGAATCCTCCGGCCACAGAAAGGGTGCCGTGCGTGAATGGTCCGCTGATCGTCCAGTCCGACAAGACCCTGCTCCTGGAAGTCGACCACGAGCAGGCCGACGACTGCCGCCGGGCCATCGCCCCGTTCGCGGAACTGGAGCGGGCGCCGGAGCACATCCACACCTACCGCGTGACCCCGCTGGGCCTGTGGAACGCCCGCGCGGCCGGCCACGACGCCGAGCAGGTCGTGGACGCGCTCGTGCAGTACAGCCGCTACCCCGTGCCGCACGCGCTGCTCGTCGACATCGCCGAGACGATGGACCGCTACGGCCGTCTCACCCTGTCCAAGCACCCGGCGCACGGCCTGGTGCTGACCACCACCGACCGCCCGGTGCTGGAGGAGATCCTGCGGTCGAAGCGGATCATGCCCCTGGTCGGCGCCCGCATCGACCCGGACACGGTCGCCGTGCACCCCTCCGAGCGCGGGCAGATCAAGCAGACGCTGCTGAAGCTGGGCTGGCCGGCCGAGGACCTCGCCGGGTACGTCGACGGCGAGGCGCACGAGATCGAGCTGGCCGAGGACGGCTGGGCGCTGCGGCCGTACCAGAAGCAGGCCGTGGAGAACTTCTGGCACGGCGGTTCCGGCGTCGTCGTCCTGCCCTGCGGCGCCGGGAAGACGCTGGTCGGGGCCGGGTCGATGGCCCAGGCGAAGTCGACCACCCTCATCCTCGTCACGAACACCGTCTCGGCGCGGCAGTGGAAGCACGAGCTGGTGAAGCGGACCTCGCTCACCGAGGAGGAGATCGGCGAGTACAGCGGGACGAAGAAGGAGATCCGGCCCGTCACGATCGCCACGTACCAGGTGCTGACGACCCGGCGGAAGGGCGTCTACCCGCACCTGGAGCTGTTCGACTCGCGGGACTGGGGGCTGATCGTCTACGACGAGGTGCACCTGCTGCCCGCGCCGGTCTTCAAGTTCACCGCCGACCTCCAGGCGCGGCGGCGGCTCGGCCTGACCGCCACGTTGGTGCGTGAGGACGGCCGGGAGTCGGACGTGTTCTCCCTGATCGGCCCCAAGCGGTTCGACGCGCCGTGGAAGGAGATCGAGGCGCAGGGCTACATCGCGCCCGCCGACTGCGTGGAGGTCCGGGTCAATCTGACGGACTCCGAGCGGCTCGCGTACGCCACGGCCGAGACGGAGGAGAAGTACCGCTTCTGCGCCACGACCGCGACGAAGCGGAAGGTCACGGAGGCGATCGTCCGCCGCTTCGCCGGGCAGCAGATCCTCGTGATCGGGCAGTACATCGACCAGCTGGACGAGCTCGGGGAGCATCTGGGCGCGCCCGTGATCAAGGGCGAGACGTCGAACGCGCAGCGGGAGAAGCTCTTCGACGCCTTCCGTGAGGGCGAGATCAGCGTGCTCGTCGTGTCCAAGGTCGCGAACTTCTCGATCGACCTGCCGGAGGCGACGGTCGCCATCCAGGTCTCGGGCACCTTCGGCTCCCGGCAGGAGGAGGCCCAGCGCCTCGGCCGGGTCCTGCGCCCCAAGGCCGACGGCCACCAGGCGCACTTCTACTCGGTGGTCGCCCGGGACACGATCGACCAGGACTTCGCCGCCCACCGCCAGCGGTTCCTGGCGGAGCAGGGGTACGCGTACCGGATCATGGACGCGGACGAGCTGCTGGCGGAGAGCTGACGGGAGAGCCGACGGCGGGGGCCGGTCCGCTCACGTGCGGCGGACCAGGCCTTCTCATGTGCGGCCAGCCGCCTTCTCACTTGCGGCGGACCACGCCGACTTCTTCTCCGTACTGACCGAGTACGACCACGTCGAAGGCGGCGCCCAGGAAGACCTTGACGGCGCGCAGGGCATCGCCGAGGCGGTGGCTGTGACTGCCGCCCACGGCGGTGGCGCCGGGCGGGCGGCCCGGTGCCGGGGCGGGGTGGATGGTTGCTGCGCTCATGTCTCCATGGTGCGTTTCCGGCCGTAAAGCCCGCGTCGGTCTCCGGACCGAACTGTGCGGCGGTCCGCGTACGTCTGTGGGGCGACCCGCTCCCCTCAGAAAGGGCGGCCGTGTCCCCTAGGGGATGGGTGGAGAAAACCGTTCGCGGCCGGTGCCCCGCTCCTCTAAAATCTCCGCTCTTGCCCGCCTCCCTCGCGGAGTGCCGCCGACCGGACGGAAACCGGACGGCATCTACCGCCCACTCTTCAGCAGGTCCCTCCGGAGGCACCCCCTTGTCCACGCCCGTCGACGACCCGCTCTCGCGTGAGCGCTCCCACCTCTCCGCGTCCCGTTCCGCCCTGCGTGCCATGCGCGAGGACGTCGAGGCCCTCGACATCACCGACGTCACCGCGAACTGGGTCAACGCCGAGGTGCTGGCCCGGCAGATCGAGGAGCGCATCAAGGCGCTGGCCGACCTCAGCGACACCCCGCTGTTCTTCGGCCGGCTGGACTATCTGCACGCGCCGGGCGCCGGGCAGGCCGAGGGGGCGGACGGGGAGCGCTTCTACATCGGGCGCCGGCACGTGCACGACCACGACGGCGACCCCATGGTCATCGACTGGCGCGCGCCGGTCTCGCAGCCGTTCTACCGGGCCTCCAAGAAGGACCCGATGGACGTCGCCCTGCGCCGCCGCTTCGGCTACACCCGCGGCGACATCACGGCGTACGAGGACGAGCACCTGTCGGACCCGGCCGAGGCGGCCCGGACCAGCAGGCTGCTCCAGCAGGAGATCGAGCGGCCGCGTGTCGGCCCGATGCGGGACATCGTCGCCACGATCCAGCCCGAGCAGGACGAGATCGTCCGCTCCGGCCTGTCCGGCACGGTGTGCGTGCAAGGGGGCCCGGGCACCGGGAAGACCGCCGTCGGACTGCACCGGGTCGCCTACCTCCTCTACGCCCACCGCGAGCGGCTCGCCCGCACCGGCACCCTGGTCATCGGGCCGAACCGGTCCTTCCTGCACTACATCGAGCAAGTCCTGCCCGCGCTGGGCGAGTTGACCGTGCAGCAGGCGACCGTCGACGACCTCGTCGCCCATGTCGAGATCAGGGGCACGGACGACGCGACGGCCGCCGTCGTCAAGGGCGACGCCCGGCTGGCGCGAGTGCTGCGCCGGGCCCTCTACGCGCACGTCACGATGCCCGCCGAGCCGGTCGTGGTCGTGCGCGGCTCCCGCCGCTGGCGGATCCCGGCGTACGAACTGGAGGAGCTCGTCCGCGAGCTGCTCGACCGCGACATCCGCTACGGCGCTGCCCGCGAGGCCCTGCCGCAGCGCATCGCGCACGCCGTGCTGGTGCGGATGGAACGGTCGGGTGAGGCGCCGGACGACCGGGTGCAGGACGCGGTGGCCCGCAACAGCGCGGTCAAGGCGGCGGTGAAGGCCATCTGGCCGGCGGTCGACCCGGCGAAACTGGTGCTGCGGCTGCTGTCGGACGCGGAGTTCCTCGCCGTCCACGCCGAGGGGATCCTCGACGCGGACGAGCAGAAGGCGATCCTCTGGGCGAAGCCGGCGCGCGGCGTGAAGTCGGCCAAGTGGTCGGCGGCGGACGCCGTGCTGATCGACGAGGCCATGGATCTGATCCAGCGCACGCACTCCCTCGGGCACGTCGTCCTCGACGAGGCGCAGGACCTCTCCCCCATGCAGTACCGGGCGGTCGGCCGCCGCTGCACCACCGGCAGCGCGACCGTCCTCGGCGACCTGGCGCAGGGCACGACGCCGTGGGCGACCCGGAGCTGGCAGGAGGCGCTGACACACCTGGGCAAGCAGGACGCCGTGGTGGAGGAGCTGACGGCCGGCTTCCGCGTCCCGACGGACGTCATCACCTACGCCTCCCGGCTGCTCCCGCACATCGCCCCCGGCCTCACCCCGGTGGTGTCGATCCGCGAGAACCCGGGCCACTTCGAGGTGCGGCCGGTCTCCGGCCCGAAGGACGTGGTCGAGGCCTGCCGTGAGCTGCTGTGCCACGAGGGCTCGACGGGCCTGGTCGCGGCGGACGCCCGCGTTCCGGAGCTGGCCGGGGCTCTCGGGGAGGCCGGGATCCCGTACCTCGGCCCCGGCGAGGAGACCACCATGGACACCCGCCTGACCCTGGTCCCGGCGTCCCTCGCGAAGGGCCTGGAGTACGACTACGTGGTCCTGGACGAGCCCCGGGCGGTAGTCGACGGCGAACCGGACGAACGCACAGGCCTACGCCGCCTCTACGTCACCCTGACCAGGGCGGTCTCGGGTCTGACGGTCACCCACACGGCTCCGCTGCCGACCCAACTGGCTTAGCTGCGAGCGCGGCCCCTGGTACTCAGAGGCCGTCCACCGCCGCCCGCCACTCAGCCACCGCGCCCACAGAAACCGGCTCACCCCAGCCCCCCGGCCGCACGGCCCCGCCGATGTGAAAGGCGTCAACCCCCGCGCCCCGCAACACCGGCACATGCTCCAACCGCAGCCCACCCCCCACCAGCAACCGCTGCTCATACCCCGGCTCCCCCGACCGCCCCGCCTCCGCAAGCAGCACGGGCACCCCCTCGTCGACCCCGCCCGACGCCCCGGCCGTCAGATACGTGTCCAAGCCCGGCATCCCGTCCAGCTGCTTGCGCAGGGCGTCCCGGTCCGCGGCCCGGTCGATGGCCCGGTGAAAGGTCCAGGGGCAGCCGTCCAGCACCCCCACGACCCGCTCCACGGCCGCCAGATCCACCACACCCCCGGCGTCGAGGAACCCCAGCACGAACTCCTCCGCCCCGGCCTCCCGCAGCTCACCGGTCACCCGCACCAGCCGTTCGACGTCCCCCGCCGCGAACCCGTCCGCCAGCCGGATCATCACCCGCAGGGAGATGTCGACCGCACGCCGGATCCCGGTGACGGTGGCGGCCGACGGGCTGAGCCCGTCGGCCGCCATGTCGGTGACCAGCTCGAGGCGGTCCGCGCCTCCCGCCTGGGCGGCGACCGCGTCCTCGACTCCGAGGGCGATCACCTCCAGGACTGCACGCTTGCTCATGGGGCCCCTTCGTCGGCATGCGTCGGCGTTTCAGATGACAGGTCTAGTCCAATCAAGACTACGCTGCCCATCCGCGCCGCCTCCGACGCCCCGGAAGCGGACTCAACCGAAGATGTTCAGTTCCTTCCCCTCCACCCCGGCCAGCTCGAACGCCGGAACGGCGTCGACCGGCCGCCCCGCGTACAGCCGTACGAGCGTCGGCCCGTCCCCGATGAAACGGCCCGGGGGCCGCTCCCCGCCGCTCTCCCCCAGCCGCAGCGGCTCGTCCAGGTCGTCGAGGTCGGCGTGCACCGCCACGTGCCCCCGCTCGCGGGTGATCCGCGCGAGCAGCGCGAGCGCGTCCGGCAGCCCGGCCCCGCCGTACGCCCCCGGCTCCCCCAAGGCCTCGCGCACGTCACCGGCGTGCACCCACTCCCCGAGGGCGAGCCCGTCCAGCTTCCCGCCGGCCCCGGCGATCACGGGCCCGGCCTCGCTCAACCCCCGCTCCAGCTCGTCGACGATCTGCGCGTCGCTCCAGCCGGCCCGGTCGGCGATGTCCCGGTCGTTGGACTCGGGCGAGAACACGCCTGCCTCGAACCGGCCCTCCACCACCCGGCTCAGCGCGGCCGAGGAGTGCGCCAGCACGTCCCGCACCGTCCAGCCCGGACACGCGGCGACGGGCCGCGCGAAGTCCTCCCCGGCCCGGCCCCGCAGCAGCGGAATCAGCGCCTCACGCTCGATCGTCAGCAACCGCCCGGGCTGCTCGGGGTCCCGTACGTCGGGAACATCAGCAGGAGTCGTCATCCCCCCACGCTAGGTGCCCGACCCGTCCCAGCGGGAGAATGCCCCCATGTCCGACCTCGACTCCCTGCACGCCCGCTTCGCCCGCACGCTCGAAGCGGCCCGGGGCCCGGCCGGCGGCCCGGACCCGGCGCCGTACGCCGACGCCCTGCTGACCCGCTGGCAGGAGCCGCAGCGCCGCTACCACACGGTCGAGCACCTCACGGCGGTCCTGGACCGCGTCGACGAACTGGAGCGGTACGCGCGCGACCCGGACGTGGTCCGGCTGGCCGCCTGGTTCCACGACGCGGTCTATCTGCCCGACCGCTCCGAGAACGAGGAGCGCTCGGCCCGCCTCGCCGAACGCGCCCTCACGGAAGCCGGCGTCCCGGACGCGAAGACCGCCGAGGTGGCCCGCCTGGTCCGGCTCACCGTCACCCACGACCCGGCCGGCGACGACCCCGACGGCCAGGTCCTGTGCGACGCCGACCTCGCGGTCCTCGCCTCACCCCCGTCGGCGTACGCCGCCTACACCACGGCCGTCCGCGAGGAGTACCACTTCGTCCCCAGCGACGCCTTCCGCGAGGGCCGCGCCGCGATCCTGCGCCAACTCCTGGACCTCCCGCGCCTGTTCAGAACGCCGTACGGCGCCGCGAAGTGGGAGGCCACGGCCCGCTACAACCTCACCGCCGAGCTGGAAATGCTGTCGCCCCCACGCCACGACGCCTCGTAGCCTGCCCACCATGTGGACAACGGGAGCGGAACAGGTGGAGCAGGCCGTCGCCGAGTGCGCGGGGCTGCTGGGGGCGGTCGCCGAGCGGGAGTGGGAAGGGGTGCGGGCCGGGCGGCTGGAGTGGGACTGCCGGGAGACCGCGGTGCACATCGCCGGATGCCTCCTCGCGTACGCGGGGCAGCTGGCGGGGCCGGAGCAGGACGGCTACTCGCCGTTCGAGCTGTCGATGGAGGAGACCTCGGGCAACGCGGACGTGCTGCGGGTGATCGGCACGACGGGCGCCCTGCTCGCCGCCGCGATCCGCACCGCCCCGCGGCACGTGCGGGCCTTCCATCCGTATCCGTTCCGCAGCGCGAACCGTGAGGGGTTCGCCGCGATGGGCGTGGTCGAGGTGCTGCTGCACACGCACGACATCGCCGAGGGGCTGGGCGTGTCGTACGAACCGGCGCCCGAGCTGTGCGACTTCGTGCTCGGCCGGATCTTCCCGCACGTCCAGCCGGGACCCGCCCCGTGGCCGACCCTGCTGTGGGCCACCGGCCGCGGCGAGCTGGAGGGCCGGACCCCGCTCACCGAGTGGCGCTGGAACAACAACCTGGTGATCGACGCCGAGCGGATCACGCTCCAGGGCGTCACCCCGGCCGCGGCCACCGATCTGTCCACGGTCGGCGACGGCGGCTTCGAGTGGATCGAGGGCGGCCCGGTCGAGGGCACCCGGGTCGGCGCCGGGCTGATGTACAAGCAGTACGAGGACGGGGTCCACCGGCCGGAGTGGACCATGTACGTGCTGGTCCGGCGCGAGGACGAGCGCGCGATCGGCGCCATGGGCTTCCACGGCGTCCCGGACGGGGCGGGCCGGGTCGAGGTCGGCTACGACCTGGTCGACGGCGCCCGCGGCCACGGCTACGCCACCGAGGCACTGCGCGCGCTGACCGGCTGGGCGCTGGACCGGCCCGAGGTGCGGACCGTCGTCGCGAACGTCGAGCGGGGCAACACGCCCTCGCAGAACGTGCTCGCGCGAGCCGGTTTCACCCAGGTCGCCGAGGACCCCGAGCACCTGACCTACGAGCTGCGCGTCCCCGGCGAGGGATAGCGCCCCTTGGGCCGCCGCAGCCCCGACGCGTGCAGCAGCCGCACCACCTCGCGGCTGCTGACCTCGACGGCCCCGGCCCGCACCGCGTCGGCGTACCGCAGGTCGGGGATGTCGTAGTGGTCGCGTTCGAAGGCCCGGCGGGGGACGCCGAGGCCGGCGGCGAAGGTGTGCAGTTCCTCGTAGGAGACGTCGCTGACGAGGTGGGACCACAGGCGGCCGTGGCCGGGCCAGGCCGGCGGGTCGATGTAGATCGTCACGCGGGCCTCACGAGGACGCCGGCCCGCCGATGGCCTCGCCCAGTGATCCCACGGCGGCGACCTTCACGCCCGCCTCGCCGCACACCCAGTGCGGGTCGGGCCCCAACTCCGGCTCCACGTCGAGGGCGTGCGGCTCGCCGGCGCCGCACACCGGGCACAGCGGCCAGCGCCCGTACCGCTCCAGCAGGGAGTCCTGGACGTCCTGCGCGACCAGGCCGGCCACGTACCGGGCGCCCTCGGGCCACTGCTCGACCCACCATCGGCGCTGCTTGACGGACTCCTCGACCAGGGACACGACATCCGCGTCGGCGACGCGGCCCGCGACGAGGTCGGCCAGCACGAGGGCGCGCGCGGCGTGCAGCGCCTGCTCCAGGGGGCTGATGGGATCCATGCACCCATTGTGCGCACTCTTGACCCCACCGCCGCCCCGAAAATATCTTTCAAGGGTGACCCGAG
The Streptomyces tuirus genome window above contains:
- a CDS encoding DNA repair helicase XPB, whose protein sequence is MNGPLIVQSDKTLLLEVDHEQADDCRRAIAPFAELERAPEHIHTYRVTPLGLWNARAAGHDAEQVVDALVQYSRYPVPHALLVDIAETMDRYGRLTLSKHPAHGLVLTTTDRPVLEEILRSKRIMPLVGARIDPDTVAVHPSERGQIKQTLLKLGWPAEDLAGYVDGEAHEIELAEDGWALRPYQKQAVENFWHGGSGVVVLPCGAGKTLVGAGSMAQAKSTTLILVTNTVSARQWKHELVKRTSLTEEEIGEYSGTKKEIRPVTIATYQVLTTRRKGVYPHLELFDSRDWGLIVYDEVHLLPAPVFKFTADLQARRRLGLTATLVREDGRESDVFSLIGPKRFDAPWKEIEAQGYIAPADCVEVRVNLTDSERLAYATAETEEKYRFCATTATKRKVTEAIVRRFAGQQILVIGQYIDQLDELGEHLGAPVIKGETSNAQREKLFDAFREGEISVLVVSKVANFSIDLPEATVAIQVSGTFGSRQEEAQRLGRVLRPKADGHQAHFYSVVARDTIDQDFAAHRQRFLAEQGYAYRIMDADELLAES
- a CDS encoding HelD family protein — protein: MSTPVDDPLSRERSHLSASRSALRAMREDVEALDITDVTANWVNAEVLARQIEERIKALADLSDTPLFFGRLDYLHAPGAGQAEGADGERFYIGRRHVHDHDGDPMVIDWRAPVSQPFYRASKKDPMDVALRRRFGYTRGDITAYEDEHLSDPAEAARTSRLLQQEIERPRVGPMRDIVATIQPEQDEIVRSGLSGTVCVQGGPGTGKTAVGLHRVAYLLYAHRERLARTGTLVIGPNRSFLHYIEQVLPALGELTVQQATVDDLVAHVEIRGTDDATAAVVKGDARLARVLRRALYAHVTMPAEPVVVVRGSRRWRIPAYELEELVRELLDRDIRYGAAREALPQRIAHAVLVRMERSGEAPDDRVQDAVARNSAVKAAVKAIWPAVDPAKLVLRLLSDAEFLAVHAEGILDADEQKAILWAKPARGVKSAKWSAADAVLIDEAMDLIQRTHSLGHVVLDEAQDLSPMQYRAVGRRCTTGSATVLGDLAQGTTPWATRSWQEALTHLGKQDAVVEELTAGFRVPTDVITYASRLLPHIAPGLTPVVSIRENPGHFEVRPVSGPKDVVEACRELLCHEGSTGLVAADARVPELAGALGEAGIPYLGPGEETTMDTRLTLVPASLAKGLEYDYVVLDEPRAVVDGEPDERTGLRRLYVTLTRAVSGLTVTHTAPLPTQLA
- a CDS encoding copper homeostasis protein CutC; amino-acid sequence: MSKRAVLEVIALGVEDAVAAQAGGADRLELVTDMAADGLSPSAATVTGIRRAVDISLRVMIRLADGFAAGDVERLVRVTGELREAGAEEFVLGFLDAGGVVDLAAVERVVGVLDGCPWTFHRAIDRAADRDALRKQLDGMPGLDTYLTAGASGGVDEGVPVLLAEAGRSGEPGYEQRLLVGGGLRLEHVPVLRGAGVDAFHIGGAVRPGGWGEPVSVGAVAEWRAAVDGL
- a CDS encoding maleylpyruvate isomerase family mycothiol-dependent enzyme; its protein translation is MTTPADVPDVRDPEQPGRLLTIEREALIPLLRGRAGEDFARPVAACPGWTVRDVLAHSSAALSRVVEGRFEAGVFSPESNDRDIADRAGWSDAQIVDELERGLSEAGPVIAGAGGKLDGLALGEWVHAGDVREALGEPGAYGGAGLPDALALLARITRERGHVAVHADLDDLDEPLRLGESGGERPPGRFIGDGPTLVRLYAGRPVDAVPAFELAGVEGKELNIFG
- a CDS encoding HD domain-containing protein, translating into MSDLDSLHARFARTLEAARGPAGGPDPAPYADALLTRWQEPQRRYHTVEHLTAVLDRVDELERYARDPDVVRLAAWFHDAVYLPDRSENEERSARLAERALTEAGVPDAKTAEVARLVRLTVTHDPAGDDPDGQVLCDADLAVLASPPSAYAAYTTAVREEYHFVPSDAFREGRAAILRQLLDLPRLFRTPYGAAKWEATARYNLTAELEMLSPPRHDAS
- a CDS encoding GNAT family N-acetyltransferase; the encoded protein is MEQAVAECAGLLGAVAEREWEGVRAGRLEWDCRETAVHIAGCLLAYAGQLAGPEQDGYSPFELSMEETSGNADVLRVIGTTGALLAAAIRTAPRHVRAFHPYPFRSANREGFAAMGVVEVLLHTHDIAEGLGVSYEPAPELCDFVLGRIFPHVQPGPAPWPTLLWATGRGELEGRTPLTEWRWNNNLVIDAERITLQGVTPAAATDLSTVGDGGFEWIEGGPVEGTRVGAGLMYKQYEDGVHRPEWTMYVLVRREDERAIGAMGFHGVPDGAGRVEVGYDLVDGARGHGYATEALRALTGWALDRPEVRTVVANVERGNTPSQNVLARAGFTQVAEDPEHLTYELRVPGEG
- a CDS encoding DUF4031 domain-containing protein, encoding MTIYIDPPAWPGHGRLWSHLVSDVSYEELHTFAAGLGVPRRAFERDHYDIPDLRYADAVRAGAVEVSSREVVRLLHASGLRRPKGRYPSPGTRSS